In the Fundulus heteroclitus isolate FHET01 chromosome 23, MU-UCD_Fhet_4.1, whole genome shotgun sequence genome, CAAATCTAGACAAAATATGCACATGCAAAATGTATGTTTCTGCCTTTTTATAGACTAACACCAGGGCGTCTAATAAGGCATTAGAAGTCGGTCAGGCTGTCTGCTCAGGTAGCGAGTCTGCAGTCCACTGCTTTACTCTGCTGCAGTTTTAAGACCACGCTGTGTTAATGAGGGTGAAGCATGGCTTCTCTGGTTATCATAAGGTGCTCTGCGCTGTTGCTGTGAAATTGCAAAGACGGATGCAGTTCGATGCAGCTTCCAGCGTCTAGTGGACAACCAATCTTTGCAACTTGTGACCTAATTGTTAgcgctgtgcttttttttttttttttctgctgcattcgaactgtggtttatttttgtGGGTCCTAAGCAGTGTGGCATTCTGGGTAACGAAAAGGCAGATGGGGTTAGGCTTTTAAGATTGAAACGATCACAGGAAGCAAAACCCTTGTCTCGCATCTCAAAGCTGTTTTTCTCATGCAACtcgtaaaagaaaacaaaaaaaaacaacaaaatgcagCATAAATGGGATGCTTGCATTAACAACTTGCGTTAGAATGCCCTGGCTGTAAACAAGAGGCCTATAAGGAATCAAATGGTTTACACAACGTGTCTAGTTGGTCATTCAGGGCGTACCCgtgcttgttttttgtttttttttaaatgataaaccAAAAAGTGTCAGTTTGCTGTATGACTGGTTTTTTCTTAAAGAAACAGTTTAATTGTAAAGTGAAAGTCTTAAGTCTTTAATTAGGTGTCACCACTTAAAGGTTTATTTCCTGGTCTAATCTATTTCAAGAGTCCTGTTTGACTTGTCTGTAAATGTTTTGCAGTTTGCATTATTTTAGGCTAATTAAACAATCAGCAGCCTGCTGCTGAGGTGGCGTTCAGTCTGAGCGGCTACAGATCCTGCTGCTACAGTAAAACCCCGGAGTTTCATTATTTCATGCTCACGGGTTAGACGACAGCGGTGTACAGGATCAGCTTGGAAGTCGggcgcttttttttttgaaggactCCTATAATAAACCACTGTAGTCaggggggattttttttaattatttatttttttgatgctAGTTTCAGATATGGTGTCTTAACGATCGTGACTAATGTTGCCGTCACTGTTGAGGTAAAAACTAGACCAGCTCTGGTTCAGTCTGGATACCAGCCGAGCTCTGGGATGACATCTGATGCCGAGTCACCACAGATCTTTTTCACCTGGAAAAACTagacgaggggggggggggttaaaaagaagagtaaccctttttgtttttagtgtcAAACTCCCAAACCCTGGGTATCCAGATCCAGCTCTGCGACGTCTCGTTGTGCCAGTCTTACATTCAGAGCCCCTCTCTCTGTGTGCTGCAGCGTTTGCATCTGTGAGGTTGTATTTAATTCCCCTCTCCCCCCGCTTTGTGGGGCTGTTCAGTGTGTATGGAGCGGTGTGAGAACGCGGCGGCTCTGCTGGAGTCAGTCAGGGAGCAGGAGGTGCAGTTTGAACAGCTGACCCGGGctctggaggaggagaggaggagagtggGCCTCCCCGCCACCAGCCCCACGGCCCTGGCTCACCCCTTCCCTCACACGCAGGTAACACGCCCCCCAAGAATCCAAAACATCCCCGCCTCAGGTTTCTCCCATCTTCTCCTCCATCACGGATCCTCATCCACACCATCCAGTGTTTTTTATCATTTCCCACCATCCATCCGTCAGTCTTGCCTTCTCTCCTCTGCTCCGCCTCCTCTCCATCAAAACTCGCCGACCCCCTCGTACCTCTGCGTGCTCGTTTGCAGACATCGGCGCATGCCTTCATGCTTCCACAACCATTGGCGTGTTGTTTTAAGACCATCATCACTCTTCCACTTCCCTCACCGGATGCTCTCTTTAACACTCGTGTCCATCTTTTTGTTTGCCTGTCTTGGAATTTCAGAAATGTTCTCGTCTTCCATCAGCATGATGAAACTGAGCCTGTCGGCGCTGCATGTGTCACTCGGTCCCgcatacaaaggttttttaCTTATACTAGCTGCAAGCGGCAAGATTTATTCTATTATTCCAGCTCTAAGTGTTGTCCTGATATGATTTGTCGTGCTGTTTATTTATGTGGTCCTGAAGCTGTTTTGGTTGTAACTGGGCTTTAATGCTCGCGTGCCGCCGAGTTTTAGATGTTTGCTTTAGAGCACGATTTCTGGAGACCGTGCCGATGTTTTTAGATggttctctgtgtgtggtgtaaaataaaaactatttaaatcatTGTGTAGGCTAAAGAAAAGAAGTTTGCAGACATGAGCTGTCAGAATCTTTTAATAGATCGTTGgggtttgctgtttttttggcTTAAAGGAAGAAGCAGCGGCAGATTGTCTGGTCTAATAATGGAAATGGTGTTTTGTGCTAATTGTTCCTGTAACTCATACATATTCCGGACTAAATATTTAAACTtgtaggtttttttgttttttttaatcctgtcCTCATGAAGGACAATTTGGTATAAAATTTTGAAGTATTGAGTTTATGATATTGACTTCTTTCTAGTAGATGAGTCTTTTTGTAAACTTTATTTTAGCGTAGACTTGGGTAAAAATTAGCGAACATCGTTTTGGTTTgcttgttgagttttttttttttttaaattttcaaagtTTCTggattattaaatgttttttgatgGGTCTActgttggattttattttggtctttacAGAATCCTTGTAGCAGGATATTCTTGAGCAGGGAGTAAAGAAACTTCgttcagtttaaaaaataaaaaataaaaaataaaattctcagctagatttaaaaaaataaaaactatcttaaattattttatattctgATTAAATCTCTTTTTCACACCAAAACTGTTTTCTGGCTCGTTTAGCGTTACTGGATTTAGTTCTGAACAGATGAACACGCATGATaggcaaaaatgaaaagagcCATTTCACAACCTTTTGTTTAGCCTCCAGATCAGCGGCTGAAGTCCTGTAACTTTATTTAGACGTCTGTGCATTAGCACTTCTGGATCGCGGGTCATTAACGGGTCGTTAGTAGGACTCATGTTTGAGCACCCTGTTTTAAAACTGGACCCAGCGTCCCTGAACTGGATTTGTAAACagaaatttcctttttttttatatcacgcttttatttaaatttatctgCAGTTTAATGCTGGCTCATCAAGTCtgagttttaaaagtttaatggTTGAATTTGTGTACTGGTTGTCTGGGTGTTTCATTGTTTGTtgacatgggggggggggtgtaatgcCACTGAGCTGCTGTATGCTTTGTAACCAGATGACCTAATCTCAAAAAGTGATGGAAGGAAAAGTTGTGGCATTTTTGAAATGGGGAGTTTCATAGGAAGCTGGACTTAGTTTTATATCCATCGGCGTGGTAAAGGAGGCAAACCAGTTTCTCTGCCGGGACAAAAGTTCAACAGGGTCTGCAGACTAACCAGGACCTGCAGAGGAAGTGTGCCCCCTCTGGGTATTAAAAACACGGCCTTTACTTCCCGTTACTATAAAACATCAGGCCTTCCTCTTTTGTCAGACATAACATTTAGCCCGGTATGATGCACCGAAAATGAGTCGGATGTTTATCAGAGATCTTCTTAGTCACCGCCGCCGTCATAGAGAAACTGATAGTGAAGCGTGGGCGGATGACTGGCGGCTGGAGAAGATTTCGACACGGGGCCTAATGATGCTGCGTGCTCATAATGTGACTGATTCCCTCGGGGCGGTTTATCTAACTTCAGAGCGATCTGAAAAGTGCGTCCAGCGGCGATTATGTAAGAAGAACGGCCGCCTGCGTTCTGAGCCTGttcttccgttttttttttttttgtctggcaCTGATTCACAGCCCATTTACATGCTGGGATGGGTCGGTCAGCGCTGACTGGGCTTTGACAGCCTATTTTAAAggaactgctgtttttaatagAGAACACCGTGTTGTCCGTCTGTCATTTGAACTTTTTAACGCGAACTGGAAGGATGCTCACGCTGCTTTTTTCGTCTCCGTCCTAGAACGGGCGTTTAGGGGATGCAGACATAGAGCGTCTGAAGCTGACTGACTCGTATATAAACGGCACACaggtgcgtttttttttatattttttaatacattttttcacaccttttggtctctttatcttcttttaGCGGTTAACGCGTGCTGTTCCCATTTACAGTACAGAATGGTGGACCCTGCACACGGAGCTCTGGACGAGAGCTACACCCCCGAGGACGAATCCCACGAAGTCCACTCGGTCTTTTCTGAGGAAGGAACCGCGCGGAGGACGGACAACGGGGTACGGCAACAATCACACGCTTTCATGCTTCTCACAGCATCTGAGAAGGCGTTCTAAACACTTTAACCCCGATGTGTCCTGGCTTCTGTGTGACAGATGAAGAAGCCGATCTCGCGCGCCGTCCCGCCCTCCCAGTCGTCGATGGATGGGATGTTGTCGCCCGGCATGGGGGTCTACAGCGCCACGCTGGACAGGCCCTACCGGCCCACCGGAGTCGGGGACTACCCCACGGCGACGGTACCCCGAAATTATCACTACGGTCCCGTTGGTGGATATGAAGACTACAGAGGAGGCCCGCCTTCGGAGGCGTACGCCAGTCTGAGCAGGGGCTCACACATGGATGAACGCTACAGGTACCAAAAAAATGTCGGAGGAAGTGCAAACGCAGAACTTCTCTGTTCTGGTTCAGGTGTCAGATTTGTCGTAAACTCTAAATCATATTGGAATAAAACCATACATGGTttgcagacatttaaaaaaagagtgataATGCAAAACCACTGTTTGTTACCAATAATAAACAGGCCTGTGTTCCCACAAAGTGGTTGTAATGCTGCATTTTAAGCAGCGCTTTGGCCTGATTATTAAACCTGCTCCTTCCTCTTTTTAGCTTTCTGGTTGTGGTGCGTGTCAATCGGCCAGAAACGTTTTTAAAAACCGAGAACACAAGGTCGAATGCTTTACATGCTCCGTTTTGGACAGGAAGCTCCGTTGGGTTATGCAACCTCATGCCTCCATTTTCTGCGTAAACGATCGCCCGCAGAAAATGGGAAGATGCTTCTAGATGGTTGCATTCTGCTTTACTTttgctagggctgggcgataaatggATTtgatcgattaattcgaatttacaattctttaagatttcatttttggaaaatctggattttattttgccagtacactcattgggtttccatgaagagaacagcatgtgatgctgaatatatgtttaggcaaatatattgtcaaaatattgttaagtggaaacttttttttttttttaccataatacgaggtacttcatttactgatttatttttttaacttagtttgaagttcacaagtgcagtgaagcctgttcttagctcaatgtgtaataccactagcagcaaatgttttgttatattttcattgtttataatggcacggctgccatcttgctttacaagcatgtttcacagcttgtttttagttgcactttgaattcaggtcaactccctgacgaaatggttgacataaaagcaaggttttaaaatctttaatttcttttttatgaaacaaaaaggaggaaaaaatcgattaatcggatttggtataataaaatcggagatttttattttttttaatccatattgcccagccctaacttTTGCCGCAGATCACACAACCTCAACTCAGAAACCCTGAACTATCCCTGCAACAACAATTCTGCCGTATTCGGGTCAGCTTAATCACAGGTTGCTCTCTCCGCGGCTCTCTTCCAGGCCGGTGGACGGCTACAGAACCCTGGACTCCGGCTACAGGGCACCCAGCCGTCAGCAGCTGGACCCGTACGCCGCACAGCCCCAGGTGAGTCGGGGGATGAGGGCCCTGGGCTCAGCCTTGGAGATGAGGTATGGCATCGCCCCCTACGCTCTGGAGGACGATCAGCGCAGCATGGCATATGACGACTACAGCCAGGGGCCTCCGATCATGCACCCCGGAGGCTACGGTACGATGCCGCGCCTCGGACCGGGCCCAGGCGCCATGGACAGGCGGAGGCTCAGGTAAAGCGGCGACGTCCTGCTCTTCCTGGGATTATTCTACCGTGTGATGCTCAGGGTCTGTATTGCTCTGTGTCCGACCGACGCCTGCAGGAGCTGCGAAGACACTTTGGACGGTGACGTGGTGGGAGTGGACCCCTATGCCTGGGGGGTTCCCATGACGCTGGACAGGGGGAGCATGGCTTCCCTGGATAGCACGCTGAGGAAGGCCCCCAACTCCGCGTGGAGGCAGCCAGAGCTACCGGAGGTGATAGCGATGCTGAACTACCGCCTGGATCCCGTCAAGACCAACGCTGCTGCCTACCTTCAGCACCTCACGTTCAAAAACGACAAGGTGGAATATTCCTCAGTTGTtcaacctttttgttttgttcatcaATGTGCACGTCTCTCACGtggcaatttattttattttacgcACCGCGTTCAGGTGAAGTCAGAAGTGCGGCGCCTAAAGGGCATCCCAGCCTTGGTGTCGCTCTTGGACCATCCCAGCAAGGATGTTCAGCATTCGGCCTGCGGCGCCCTCAAGAACATTTCGTACGGGCGTGAGGCGGACAACAAGATCGCCATCAAAAACTGCGACGGAGTGCCGGCTCTCGTCAGGTTGCTGCGGAAAACCCACGAGCAGGACCTCACCGACACGATCACAGGTAGACCCTCGCTCTGGATCCTTGTTTTTAAGAAACACGTTTTGATTTTTATGGGGGTTTggaaaaacggaactaaaaataagtaaaaatttcttaaaattagtacgtttatccttgatttaagcaggtaaatcaaATTATCTGctaatagaatgagtatttctacccctagaataagataattagatataatgcacttgaaataagacaatggagatgagttgctcctgtttttaagtgcaaaaatcttattccattggcagatcatcttatttacctgctcaaatcaaggataaatacactcattttaagaacattttagttatttttagttccgtttttgcagtgtgtcatcACGGCACAAGTactgccccccccctcctgaaGCAGTAAAATGGTGAATTTGACACATTTCATCGCCATCTACACACACACTGCAAGTAAGCAGGGCGTATCAAAGGTTGTGCTTTCTTCAAAGACATGAAAGGACTGTTTGTTCCACAAAATCTGCCTAATTTTCTCGCTTTAGACTCGCATAGCGTACTCCTTTTGAcacggccaaaaaaaaaaaaaaaaaaaaaaaagagggcagCAGGAAATGAGTCGCAGCACAGTTTCATTTAATGGTTTAATTCTGGCTGCATGTCTGAAATGTCTTTGTTCTGGGCGCTGATTACATCCATTCTCTAATTTTTGTCACAGGCACCTTGTGGAACCTCTCCTCCAACGATTCGGTCAAGATGGAGATCGTGGACCACGCTCTGCACGCCCTGGCCGATGAGGTCATCGTCCCTCACTCGGGCTGGGAGAAAGGCGGCGGGGGCGGCAGCAGCGGGGGCGAGGAGAGCTGCAAGCCCCGGCATCTGGAGTGGGAGACCGCCTTGACCAACACTGCCGGCTGCCTTAGGTACTGGCGTGGATAAAGCCGAGAGAATCGAGAAAAGACGACGTGAAATCGTGACGTTTTTCCCgcctcccctttaacaggaacgTGAGTTCAGAACGGAGCGAGGCCAGACGGAAGCTGAGGGAATGCACGGGGCTGGTGGATTCCCTGATGTACATCGTCCAGTCGCAAATCAACCGCAAAGATGTGGATAATAAGGCAAGTTTTTATTCTCCTGGATACCATATCTACTGTatatttctatgtttttaatccCCGTTTTTAGTGTTTTAGGATAatcttttgccttttttttaatctttcctCCGGTAGTTGGTGGAGAACTGCGTCTGTCTCCTGAGGAACCTCTCCTATCAGGTTCACCGTGAGATCCCCGGCTGCGAGCGCTACGCGGAGGCGGCTCCCGCCAACCAGGGCACGGCCTCCACCAACAAGGGAGGCTGCTTCGGTTCGCGCAAGAGCAAAGGTCAGTGTCGGCCATGTTTGTAGTCCAACAtctcctctctgtgtgtgtctgagggaTCTGCTGTTTGAACGAGCGATTATTAGCTGCCGGTTTTGGGTTTTGAGCTTGCTGGTGGCGGAAGCACCTGTCGCTGTTTTTCACACTTTGCCACTGTTTCCCTCctccccctcttcctcctcctcctcctcctccgtgtCTTCCTATCTTCTCCGCTGTGTTTAGATGAGTGGTTTTCCAAAggtaagatttattttttatttttttttcctcctggtgTTGTCGTTGAATGCTTAAggatccatccacccattttaCTAACGCTAAACAGACGTCGCTGAGAAACGTTTGTCACTGAGTCAAACGCTGCATGCTGACGGCGCTTGCATCACCGGTTACATGTTCATGTTACAAGTAGAATAAATAGTCATCTCACATGCATggcatatttattttctcaattgtctgtttttatttattttatttttttatacttgatgttctttttaataatttgcaGGAAAGAAGGAGGGAGATGATGGGAGTGCAGATATGTGTGATATTCCAAAAAGGACAACGCCTGCAAAAGGTAGGACTGGACAATTAGTCGCATTTGctatataatcgcaattttaagaTAAACTATTTCCAAAACGCAGAGGTTTGCAGTTTTTGGCTACATggcgcgtcctttaggtgtcggtaatatgttttaaagtagttttgccttcacatggaagggaagagttgcagcagtgagattaattttattacttgttatAGTTTATATAATAATACTGTCTTTACCTGAAACTCTCAGGAATCTCATCATAGCATTAAGTAGctgtcaaactgtttaatagaCTTGTCTGGTGGCACTTGATTggagctattctcttgaataataatctgatttaataaaaaaaaaaactgtttaatgctttttaaatagtccttgtttacaaatatCTTATCTACAGGACATTTTTTATTGCTTGTGGTtattgcagagaaaagtctaaattaaatcacaattatgattgaaatcacatttttttttttttttttgcaaaagcacactagcctcgtgagaccatcctgatctcacgagctttcaaggtttcactcgcagatcagtctggctactctccgttaaagaaaatttggagccgttcaccaaacgaacgtccaatcagcgttggctttgaggcggttgaggtgtgacgcaacgagaagcgcgacagttcagtctaaagaacatggcggcttcagccgatgaaactaacgttagcgtggctatcgagcaagttttatcggaattacagagtatttctttgctgagctaacgagcctttacctgcagcagcaagagtagcctggcttgtggttgtgttttcgtcgtcgctctgttatgAGCAacaacgaatctgattggtttatttggcccgtctatcaccaacataggccaatcagctaaccagtattttcgccccttcccaaaattacttcaacggaaggtttccagatggatatgcggagcaaatctatctggcggagtcaggtaaaaagCACACAGCCCTAGTTTTCagacacacattttatttttttaagggcTATAGGTGTGTCCCTGCTGGAAATGCGGAGTGAGATTAATTCAAAAAagaatttagttatttttttatgttgatatGTCTGTTTGCTGGAAGAAATCATGCTAAAGAGTTTGAAGATTTCAAATCTTATGGTTTTGCTCCGGTAAGCCTGACGGTTCCTACAGTAAACCTGACCCCACATAACTGAGGCACACATTGTTAAATGTTCTGCAGCTTCTCTCTGTTCTGCTCTGTTATCCAGTCCAAACTTTCTCACTATGTTTGAATAAACTTCCTCCTCCACCTGGGagcctttttaaaacaaactttgcaACAGAGCGATTGGGCCCAACACCTATCGGAAATCTGTTGGAGCTGGATTGTCTGAGCAAATTacacttaaaatgtgtttttagcaACTTTTTTTGTGACGTTAGTGGCCCCTTTTATTGAAAGTAGGCTGATTGGAAAGGGGGGCTGAGAGGGGGGGAAGACATACGGCAAAGGACCACACAGCAGAATCTACCCAGGTTTAGCagcgttgaggactaaggctTCCTTTAGCTACATGTTTGACAAACTCTGCATGGTTTTGTTGGTGTCAGGTTATGAGCTGCTGTTCCAGCCAGAGGTGGTTCGTGTTTACACGTCTCTGTTCAAAGAGAGCAAGAACCCCTCAGTGCTCGAGGCCGCCGCCGGTGCCATCCAGAACCTCTGTGCTGGCCGATGGACTGTAAGTATCCGTTTGCTTCCAACAACATAAACTAAAGCGCGTTTAAAAAGCATTGTTACTGCACAGAATGACCCGTATTTCTGCTTCTGTTTGTTCAGTTTGGTCGGTACATCAGGGCCATGGTCCGTCTGGAAAAAGGTCTCCCCCTGGTGACAGAGCTGCTGTCTCATGATAACGATCGTGTTGTTCGGGCGATGTCCGGAGCCCTGAGGAACCTCGCTATCGACAACCGCAACTGCGAACTCTTGGGTAAGAGCATGTTTGTTGTGTATATTTTAGAAACGGGTCTCTGTTTACCTGCGCTGTGAAAGGGAAAGaatgctgactttttttttttttttttttctcctgtaggTTCGCATACTGTGCCTAATCTCGTCGCTATCTTGCCTGGAGGGCACACGGTGCCTCGGTGTGTTCCGTCTGAGGAGACGAGGGTGTCGGTACTGAGCACGCTTGCTGAGTTGTTGGGCAACAACGTGGAGGCAGCAAAGACCCTCAGAACCTCTGGAGGCGTTGAGAAGCTGGTGCTCATCAGTAAGGACGGGTAAGAGTTTAGGATTTAAACCCAATCCAGAaatgctgtgaaaaaaacaatatgagtAAAACTAAGTCCTGGGCTCTGTCTGAATACCCTTATACACtcaggactctttagccaaagatCGGCACAGCAGTCAGAAGCTACTTTTCTatccacgatagagttcttagcGTTGACTATATGAAGGAACAGAAGCTAGAAGTTATTATGGGTGTTCAGATGGAGACTTTGTTGCCCTGCTTGAAAGTGAAACTTTGATTTATCAGATATTTCGTGAACCCAAGGCGCACAGTTTTGATGTAGGTGATAAACTTTAGGCGCAAtggccattttttttcccttttatcttATCTTTATAGTGTTAGACTTTGGCAATGAGACAACTATCATGTGTGCCGTCTTGTACCAACTATGGGTcagtttgtacctgtgatagaCGACTTATGTACCTACTGTGCTAACAATTTCAACTAGAGCTTTATCTTTCACATGGTGTATTTGAAATATAGCTTAATGAGATACATTTCATCACATtaccatatattttttttttttttttttttattaggggTCATAATCTGCCATTGCTATAGGGGAGTCCAGCATAAATGGGTCAATgagagaatttaaaaatttaggatttttctcctttcttgaaaaaaactaaagtacATAAAGAAATAGTTATTGTGTAGGAGGCTCCATGGGTTCAATATGGAAGACTTAGATTAGTTATTGCCGTTTATGATACAAACTTGGCTCTGTGTCAATTATCTGCCGATTCGTAC is a window encoding:
- the LOC105932668 gene encoding catenin delta-1 isoform X5 — its product is MERCENAAALLESVREQEVQFEQLTRALEEERRRVGLPATSPTALAHPFPHTQNGRLGDADIERLKLTDSYINGTQYRMVDPAHGALDESYTPEDESHEVHSVFSEEGTARRTDNGMKKPISRAVPPSQSSMDGMLSPGMGVYSATLDRPYRPTGVGDYPTATVPRNYHYGPVGGYEDYRGGPPSEAYASLSRGSHMDERYRPVDGYRTLDSGYRAPSRQQLDPYAAQPQVSRGMRALGSALEMRYGIAPYALEDDQRSMAYDDYSQGPPIMHPGGYGTMPRLGPGPGAMDRRRLRSCEDTLDGDVVGVDPYAWGVPMTLDRGSMASLDSTLRKAPNSAWRQPELPEVIAMLNYRLDPVKTNAAAYLQHLTFKNDKVKSEVRRLKGIPALVSLLDHPSKDVQHSACGALKNISYGREADNKIAIKNCDGVPALVRLLRKTHEQDLTDTITGTLWNLSSNDSVKMEIVDHALHALADEVIVPHSGWEKGGGGGSSGGEESCKPRHLEWETALTNTAGCLRNVSSERSEARRKLRECTGLVDSLMYIVQSQINRKDVDNKLVENCVCLLRNLSYQVHREIPGCERYAEAAPANQGTASTNKGGCFGSRKSKDEWFSKGKKEGDDGSADMCDIPKRTTPAKGYELLFQPEVVRVYTSLFKESKNPSVLEAAAGAIQNLCAGRWTFGRYIRAMVRLEKGLPLVTELLSHDNDRVVRAMSGALRNLAIDNRNCELLGSHTVPNLVAILPGGHTVPRCVPSEETRVSVLSTLAELLGNNVEAAKTLRTSGGVEKLVLISKDGSSSDREVRVAGQVLQLIWAHKELRRPLEKDGWKKTDFMVSATTSNGPSTRANGTYEDSTTPLLDRGDKRNQIPMNDLGPNSYPTLDQKERRHTLDETTDTLPKKS
- the LOC105932668 gene encoding catenin delta-1 isoform X2, which codes for MERCENAAALLESVREQEVQFEQLTRALEEERRRVGLPATSPTALAHPFPHTQNGRLGDADIERLKLTDSYINGTQYRMVDPAHGALDESYTPEDESHEVHSVFSEEGTARRTDNGMKKPISRAVPPSQSSMDGMLSPGMGVYSATLDRPYRPTGVGDYPTATVPRNYHYGPVGGYEDYRGGPPSEAYASLSRGSHMDERYRPVDGYRTLDSGYRAPSRQQLDPYAAQPQVSRGMRALGSALEMRYGIAPYALEDDQRSMAYDDYSQGPPIMHPGGYGTMPRLGPGPGAMDRRRLRSCEDTLDGDVVGVDPYAWGVPMTLDRGSMASLDSTLRKAPNSAWRQPELPEVIAMLNYRLDPVKTNAAAYLQHLTFKNDKVKSEVRRLKGIPALVSLLDHPSKDVQHSACGALKNISYGREADNKIAIKNCDGVPALVRLLRKTHEQDLTDTITGTLWNLSSNDSVKMEIVDHALHALADEVIVPHSGWEKGGGGGSSGGEESCKPRHLEWETALTNTAGCLRNVSSERSEARRKLRECTGLVDSLMYIVQSQINRKDVDNKLVENCVCLLRNLSYQVHREIPGCERYAEAAPANQGTASTNKGGCFGSRKSKDEWFSKGKKEGDDGSADMCDIPKRTTPAKGYELLFQPEVVRVYTSLFKESKNPSVLEAAAGAIQNLCAGRWTFGRYIRAMVRLEKGLPLVTELLSHDNDRVVRAMSGALRNLAIDNRNCELLGSHTVPNLVAILPGGHTVPRCVPSEETRVSVLSTLAELLGNNVEAAKTLRTSGGVEKLVLISKDGSSSDREVRVAGQVLQLIWAHKELRRPLEKDGWKKTDFMVSATTSNGPSTRANGTYEDSTTPLLDRGDKRNQIPMNDLGPNSYPTLDQKERRHTLDETTDTLPRGVYGSRKGSLPLLDSYDEKIIVCITQTGPSLPYHCY
- the LOC105932668 gene encoding catenin delta-1 isoform X1; protein product: MERCENAAALLESVREQEVQFEQLTRALEEERRRVGLPATSPTALAHPFPHTQNGRLGDADIERLKLTDSYINGTQYRMVDPAHGALDESYTPEDESHEVHSVFSEEGTARRTDNGMKKPISRAVPPSQSSMDGMLSPGMGVYSATLDRPYRPTGVGDYPTATVPRNYHYGPVGGYEDYRGGPPSEAYASLSRGSHMDERYRPVDGYRTLDSGYRAPSRQQLDPYAAQPQVSRGMRALGSALEMRYGIAPYALEDDQRSMAYDDYSQGPPIMHPGGYGTMPRLGPGPGAMDRRRLRSCEDTLDGDVVGVDPYAWGVPMTLDRGSMASLDSTLRKAPNSAWRQPELPEVIAMLNYRLDPVKTNAAAYLQHLTFKNDKVKSEVRRLKGIPALVSLLDHPSKDVQHSACGALKNISYGREADNKIAIKNCDGVPALVRLLRKTHEQDLTDTITGTLWNLSSNDSVKMEIVDHALHALADEVIVPHSGWEKGGGGGSSGGEESCKPRHLEWETALTNTAGCLRNVSSERSEARRKLRECTGLVDSLMYIVQSQINRKDVDNKLVENCVCLLRNLSYQVHREIPGCERYAEAAPANQGTASTNKGGCFGSRKSKDEWFSKGKKEGDDGSADMCDIPKRTTPAKGYELLFQPEVVRVYTSLFKESKNPSVLEAAAGAIQNLCAGRWTFGRYIRAMVRLEKGLPLVTELLSHDNDRVVRAMSGALRNLAIDNRNCELLGSHTVPNLVAILPGGHTVPRCVPSEETRVSVLSTLAELLGNNVEAAKTLRTSGGVEKLVLISKDGSSSDREVRVAGQVLQLIWAHKELRRPLEKDGWKKTDFMVSATTSNGPSTRANGTYEDSTTPLLDRGDKRNQIPMNDLGPNSYPTLDQKERRHTLDETTDTLPRGVYGSRKGSLPLLDSYDDPRINWLKSTVVCWNRGGGLLWSCF
- the LOC105932668 gene encoding catenin delta-1 isoform X3, with protein sequence MERCENAAALLESVREQEVQFEQLTRALEEERRRVGLPATSPTALAHPFPHTQNGRLGDADIERLKLTDSYINGTQYRMVDPAHGALDESYTPEDESHEVHSVFSEEGTARRTDNGMKKPISRAVPPSQSSMDGMLSPGMGVYSATLDRPYRPTGVGDYPTATVPRNYHYGPVGGYEDYRGGPPSEAYASLSRGSHMDERYRPVDGYRTLDSGYRAPSRQQLDPYAAQPQVSRGMRALGSALEMRYGIAPYALEDDQRSMAYDDYSQGPPIMHPGGYGTMPRLGPGPGAMDRRRLRSCEDTLDGDVVGVDPYAWGVPMTLDRGSMASLDSTLRKAPNSAWRQPELPEVIAMLNYRLDPVKTNAAAYLQHLTFKNDKVKSEVRRLKGIPALVSLLDHPSKDVQHSACGALKNISYGREADNKIAIKNCDGVPALVRLLRKTHEQDLTDTITGTLWNLSSNDSVKMEIVDHALHALADEVIVPHSGWEKGGGGGSSGGEESCKPRHLEWETALTNTAGCLRNVSSERSEARRKLRECTGLVDSLMYIVQSQINRKDVDNKLVENCVCLLRNLSYQVHREIPGCERYAEAAPANQGTASTNKGGCFGSRKSKGKKEGDDGSADMCDIPKRTTPAKGYELLFQPEVVRVYTSLFKESKNPSVLEAAAGAIQNLCAGRWTFGRYIRAMVRLEKGLPLVTELLSHDNDRVVRAMSGALRNLAIDNRNCELLGSHTVPNLVAILPGGHTVPRCVPSEETRVSVLSTLAELLGNNVEAAKTLRTSGGVEKLVLISKDGSSSDREVRVAGQVLQLIWAHKELRRPLEKDGWKKTDFMVSATTSNGPSTRANGTYEDSTTPLLDRGDKRNQIPMNDLGPNSYPTLDQKERRHTLDETTDTLPRGVYGSRKGSLPLLDSYDDPRINWLKSTVVCWNRGGGLLWSCF